The Gemmatimonadales bacterium genome includes a region encoding these proteins:
- a CDS encoding polysaccharide deacetylase family protein has product MSPGPRISVIVPTYQRRALVVRLVHLLGSQEYAHGFEAIVVVDGSTDDTEAGLAALHPRFPLQVISQPNSGPARARNRGAEAARGDIFLFLDDDMEPDPHLLAEHDRCYADGADTVSGVMPLHPDSPSTLLTDGVRFWAEDLARRLSQSGYGPRVDELVSGQLSVRRDVFTQLGGFDEHFTAQGSYGNEDLDFAHRLVGAGYRSMHNPRAISWQRYVVDAASHLRQYGQVGQADVAIIRKHPELFESVVASKLADSEIHRWTRQVVRGAPRLADLTSRLLEPWIARRVDGGRRDRGTAWLFFALRSVRYWLGVARAGGIPRARPMRVLSYHAIADLSGDPVLEQYGVPPSSFQQQLVTMQRAGFHFITADEFIRFLGGEGGLPRRAVLLTFDDCYQDLADNALPLLRQLRIPAVAFAVSGLVGGLNEWDLRVGRRALRLLDSSGLRQLVQNWVEIGAHSCTHPNLTTISDAQLADETVGSAAQLATLAHHPVRLFAYPYGAHDARVHQAVRAAGFAAAFTVDPGWVHPGRDRYTVPRVEIMRRDVGWRFRLKLGVAGRSLRPRLGIRRRLRQWLGPRHSPGGVSAALPDEETRARSPAAAQDRAAHREPTAGSP; this is encoded by the coding sequence GTGAGTCCCGGGCCGCGGATCTCAGTCATCGTCCCCACGTATCAGCGACGCGCGCTCGTCGTGCGCCTCGTCCACTTGCTTGGGAGCCAGGAGTATGCCCACGGCTTCGAGGCTATCGTGGTGGTGGACGGCTCGACCGACGACACGGAGGCGGGACTGGCCGCACTCCATCCTCGGTTTCCCTTGCAGGTGATTTCTCAGCCGAATTCCGGCCCGGCCCGTGCGCGAAACCGCGGCGCGGAGGCGGCGCGGGGCGACATCTTTCTTTTCCTCGACGATGACATGGAGCCGGATCCGCACTTGTTGGCCGAACACGATCGGTGTTATGCCGACGGTGCGGACACCGTCTCGGGAGTGATGCCGCTCCATCCGGACTCGCCCTCGACCCTGCTCACTGATGGCGTCCGGTTCTGGGCGGAGGACCTCGCCCGCCGACTGTCTCAGTCAGGCTACGGGCCACGGGTCGACGAGTTGGTCAGCGGACAACTCTCGGTTCGGAGAGACGTCTTCACCCAGCTGGGTGGGTTCGACGAGCACTTCACCGCCCAGGGCAGCTATGGGAACGAAGACCTGGACTTCGCCCACCGGCTCGTCGGCGCGGGCTATCGCTCCATGCACAACCCGCGGGCCATCAGCTGGCAGCGCTATGTGGTCGACGCCGCGAGTCATCTGCGGCAGTACGGTCAGGTCGGTCAGGCGGACGTCGCCATCATCCGCAAGCACCCGGAGCTGTTCGAGTCCGTTGTGGCGAGCAAGCTGGCAGACTCGGAAATCCACCGGTGGACTCGGCAGGTGGTAAGGGGAGCGCCGCGACTCGCGGACCTGACTTCTCGCCTGCTGGAGCCGTGGATCGCGCGGCGGGTGGACGGCGGTCGTCGGGACCGGGGCACCGCGTGGCTGTTCTTTGCCTTGCGCTCGGTACGCTACTGGTTGGGGGTCGCTCGAGCGGGCGGGATTCCCCGGGCTCGCCCCATGCGTGTCCTTAGCTATCACGCCATCGCAGACCTGTCCGGCGACCCCGTGCTGGAGCAGTACGGAGTTCCTCCATCGTCCTTCCAGCAGCAACTCGTCACGATGCAGCGAGCCGGCTTTCACTTCATCACCGCGGACGAATTCATCCGGTTCCTGGGTGGCGAAGGTGGACTGCCCCGCCGCGCGGTGCTGCTCACCTTCGATGACTGCTACCAGGACCTGGCGGACAATGCACTACCGCTGCTCCGCCAGCTGCGGATCCCTGCCGTCGCCTTTGCCGTCAGTGGACTGGTCGGGGGCCTGAACGAGTGGGATCTCCGGGTCGGGAGGCGAGCACTCCGGCTGCTGGATTCGTCCGGGCTGAGGCAGCTGGTCCAGAACTGGGTAGAGATCGGAGCCCACTCCTGCACCCACCCCAACTTGACCACGATCTCCGATGCACAACTGGCCGACGAAACCGTGGGCTCGGCGGCGCAGCTGGCCACCCTGGCTCACCATCCTGTCCGCCTTTTTGCTTACCCCTATGGCGCCCACGACGCGCGGGTCCACCAGGCCGTCCGAGCCGCGGGATTTGCTGCAGCCTTCACCGTCGACCCTGGCTGGGTCCACCCGGGCCGCGACCGGTACACCGTTCCTCGTGTGGAGATCATGAGGAGGGACGTAGGGTGGCGGTTTCGCCTCAAGCTCGGCGTGGCCGGACGAAGCCTTCGACCGCGACTGGGAATTCGCCGGCGGCTCAGGCAGTGGCTAGGACCTAGGCATTCGCCAGGGGGAGTCTCAGCCGCTCTGCCAGACGAGGAAACGCGTGCGCGAAGTCCCGCAGCAGCCCAAGACCGAGCTGCCCATCGAGAGCCCACAGCAGGGTCGCCGTGA
- a CDS encoding glycosyltransferase: protein MPPVLEDITVVIPTIGRALLRDCLRSVAEGSAWPSRLVVVDQGTNQDVDAWIDELKARGLMAERLRSAQTGAAAARNRGFERVVSPFIAATDDDCRVHPEWLERLVTTLRAHPGVLVTGRVDLLREQGQGGEAPSLISSEVPGLHRRPLLRRDPLFSNNMGFARELLKRLGGMDEHPSVRYAEDAEWSYRALRGGIPILYAPGVRVGHLAWRDNVQLAATYRRYAKSQGGFYGHYIRQGDWFIGLRAAYDLLRGPWLIARGTATGDSELATIGRAYVGELLPGILAGLRRG from the coding sequence ATGCCACCGGTGCTAGAGGACATTACCGTAGTTATCCCGACGATCGGGCGAGCGCTGCTGCGTGACTGCCTGCGCTCGGTCGCCGAAGGAAGTGCCTGGCCCAGCCGCCTCGTCGTGGTCGACCAAGGGACCAACCAGGACGTGGATGCGTGGATCGATGAGTTGAAAGCGCGTGGCCTGATGGCCGAACGGCTTCGATCGGCGCAAACCGGAGCGGCCGCTGCCCGGAATCGGGGATTTGAGCGAGTGGTGTCGCCGTTCATCGCGGCGACCGACGATGATTGCCGCGTACATCCGGAGTGGCTCGAGCGCTTGGTGACGACGCTCCGAGCCCATCCTGGTGTGCTGGTCACAGGACGCGTCGACCTGCTCCGGGAGCAAGGGCAGGGAGGGGAAGCCCCGTCGCTCATTTCGAGCGAGGTTCCGGGACTCCACCGACGTCCCCTGCTGCGGCGCGATCCGCTCTTCTCGAACAACATGGGCTTCGCCCGCGAGCTTTTGAAGCGACTTGGCGGGATGGACGAGCACCCGAGCGTCCGCTACGCCGAGGATGCCGAGTGGTCTTATCGTGCTCTTCGGGGAGGCATTCCCATTCTCTATGCGCCCGGGGTCCGGGTCGGTCACCTCGCCTGGCGAGACAACGTCCAGCTGGCCGCCACCTACCGCCGCTACGCCAAGAGTCAAGGGGGATTCTACGGCCACTACATCCGACAGGGAGATTGGTTCATCGGGTTAAGGGCGGCGTACGACCTCTTGCGGGGCCCCTGGCTTATTGCGCGCGGCACGGCCACCGGCGACTCCGAGCTCGCGACCATCGGCCGCGCGTATGTCGGTGAGCTGCTGCCCGGCATCCTGGCCGGCCTGAGGCGGGGCTAG
- a CDS encoding glycosyltransferase family 39 protein: MLGLGLRLAVYAGRRPLWLDEASLALNIASRSPASLAGTLDYHQFAPMPFLWAEWLVTRSVGVSEYSLRAVPLAAGVLLLLVIWPVARQLLGELPAVVVTALASISLPLIYYSSEVKQYGVDACTTVVLLALVLSVVRHAESSKAWRRLLVGGMLGLWISQPSIFILAGSGAALIAEPRVRAAPRWRRDVALTLGVWSSAFFILYVLTYRQGTADPYLRQYWEGTFLLPGAPDIVHRVLRAARYTLVEPVFRPVSANWFAAAYALGGLFLVGLYAAVRRHGLSAALLLTVPYGAVGVASALGKYPIADRLLLFLSPLLFMVYGAAIGILVDQLPLRARRGATAIVVGLLFAWRARSVFEFTTHPPLISGDTRGVISQIEQGNQGEPVYLYVEGVPLWMFYTTDWHAPDRQRLRWAAHSQAAAQANQGKNGDGSSEDSLIRGFRGRREVIGLPSGVEALAGVAPEDLPAHPDSGWAQAEVRRILHAGVGRDAWLFVSSASDAELQALLAAVARRGGRIEWQRGNGTVAYRVRFRSAKDSVSTPHISRGPQGHSALPPLADVFRNHPGR, from the coding sequence GTGCTGGGACTGGGGCTCCGGCTGGCGGTCTACGCAGGCCGGCGCCCCCTCTGGCTCGACGAGGCGTCTCTCGCGCTGAACATTGCTTCGCGCTCCCCCGCCAGCCTCGCGGGGACCCTCGATTACCATCAGTTCGCTCCGATGCCCTTCCTCTGGGCAGAGTGGCTGGTGACTCGAAGTGTCGGCGTCAGCGAGTATTCTTTGCGCGCGGTCCCTCTCGCCGCCGGAGTCCTGCTTCTGCTGGTGATCTGGCCGGTCGCTCGGCAACTGCTCGGGGAGCTCCCAGCCGTGGTGGTAACGGCACTCGCGTCCATCTCCCTCCCCCTCATCTACTACTCCAGTGAGGTCAAGCAGTATGGGGTGGACGCCTGCACCACGGTGGTTCTCCTGGCCCTCGTACTGTCCGTCGTGCGCCACGCCGAGTCCAGCAAAGCCTGGCGGCGCCTGCTGGTCGGTGGGATGCTCGGCCTTTGGATCTCGCAGCCCTCGATCTTCATCCTCGCGGGCAGCGGTGCCGCGCTCATCGCGGAGCCACGTGTGCGCGCAGCCCCGCGCTGGAGACGCGACGTGGCATTGACGCTCGGCGTGTGGTCCTCAGCCTTCTTCATCCTCTATGTGCTGACATATCGTCAAGGCACTGCAGATCCCTATCTGCGTCAGTATTGGGAGGGGACATTTCTCCTGCCGGGGGCGCCCGACATCGTGCACCGGGTCCTGCGCGCGGCGCGGTACACTCTGGTGGAACCGGTGTTCCGACCGGTCTCCGCCAATTGGTTCGCGGCGGCGTACGCTCTTGGCGGCCTATTCCTAGTCGGGCTGTATGCCGCGGTGCGTCGCCACGGGCTGTCCGCGGCGCTGCTGCTGACGGTGCCGTATGGCGCAGTCGGAGTCGCCTCCGCGCTGGGGAAGTACCCGATCGCGGATCGGCTCCTGTTATTTCTCTCACCGCTGCTCTTCATGGTCTACGGAGCGGCGATTGGGATCCTCGTCGATCAGCTACCCTTGCGCGCGCGCCGCGGGGCCACTGCTATAGTGGTGGGGCTCCTGTTCGCCTGGCGTGCCCGGTCTGTGTTCGAGTTCACCACTCATCCTCCCCTGATCAGTGGAGACACCCGCGGCGTGATCAGCCAGATCGAGCAGGGAAACCAAGGCGAACCGGTGTACCTCTACGTAGAGGGTGTGCCGCTCTGGATGTTCTATACCACGGATTGGCACGCTCCCGACAGGCAGCGCCTTCGATGGGCGGCGCACAGTCAAGCCGCAGCGCAAGCGAACCAGGGGAAGAACGGTGACGGAAGCTCTGAAGATAGTCTCATTCGTGGCTTCAGGGGTCGGCGCGAGGTGATCGGTCTTCCCAGTGGCGTGGAGGCCCTCGCCGGCGTGGCGCCGGAGGATCTGCCCGCCCATCCAGACTCAGGCTGGGCTCAAGCCGAGGTCCGCCGGATCCTTCACGCTGGAGTTGGTCGGGATGCATGGTTGTTCGTTTCAAGTGCCAGCGATGCCGAGCTGCAAGCGCTGCTCGCAGCCGTGGCACGGAGGGGAGGGCGGATCGAGTGGCAGCGCGGCAACGGCACCGTGGCATACCGCGTTCGATTTCGGTCAGCGAAGGATTCCGTCAGCACCCCTCACATTTCCCGTGGGCCTCAAGGCCACTCGGCCCTACCACCGCTTGCCGACGTGTTCCGAAATCATCCTGGCCGTTAG
- a CDS encoding glycosyltransferase, giving the protein MHEISVVIPTHQRCELLSRTLHSVFAQLEVDIEVIIVDDGSTDGTSALVSGLGDPRIRLIRHERALGVSAARNRGVMEATGEWVAFLDDDDLWAPEKLARQLDAVRRSHCEWAYCGAVAVSPALHIIAGGPPPMPDRLLRDLPRRNTVPAGSSNVFVRRALLHRVGPFDLGLRHMADWDLWIRLGQAARPAVVDRALVAYLLHVSNASADSADVPAEMSLLEARYAAVRGSRRVDRAYIYRWVAWNALRSGRRGTAVRAYARAVLAGDLPSLARAVVGVLNPALAGRPLPSLVGKPWGIEAAAWLHDMACR; this is encoded by the coding sequence ATGCATGAGATTTCCGTCGTCATCCCGACGCACCAGCGCTGCGAGCTCTTGAGTCGAACGCTTCACAGCGTTTTCGCTCAGCTGGAGGTCGACATCGAGGTGATCATCGTGGATGACGGATCGACGGACGGGACGTCCGCGTTGGTAAGCGGGCTGGGTGACCCGAGGATCCGGCTGATCCGCCATGAACGGGCTCTGGGAGTCAGTGCTGCTCGGAACCGGGGTGTCATGGAGGCGACCGGCGAATGGGTCGCCTTTCTGGACGACGACGATCTCTGGGCCCCCGAGAAGCTGGCTCGTCAACTGGACGCCGTGCGTCGCAGTCATTGCGAGTGGGCCTACTGCGGCGCAGTCGCCGTGTCCCCGGCGCTGCACATCATAGCCGGAGGTCCTCCTCCCATGCCCGATCGGTTGCTCCGGGACTTGCCGCGACGGAACACCGTCCCCGCGGGTTCCTCCAACGTGTTCGTGAGGAGGGCGCTCCTGCACCGGGTCGGACCGTTCGACCTCGGCCTGCGGCATATGGCGGATTGGGATCTTTGGATCCGGCTTGGACAGGCTGCACGCCCTGCCGTGGTGGACCGTGCATTGGTCGCCTATCTCCTCCACGTGAGCAATGCCTCGGCGGATTCAGCGGATGTGCCGGCCGAGATGAGCCTCCTGGAGGCGCGTTACGCGGCGGTGCGGGGAAGCCGGCGGGTGGATCGGGCCTACATCTACCGGTGGGTGGCGTGGAACGCACTCCGGAGCGGCCGCCGCGGCACGGCCGTCCGCGCTTACGCACGGGCCGTCCTCGCGGGCGACCTGCCGTCCCTCGCACGAGCGGTTGTCGGCGTCCTGAATCCCGCCCTGGCCGGACGCCCATTGCCGAGCCTTGTCGGAAAGCCTTGGGGTATCGAGGCCGCCGCGTGGCTACACGACATGGCGTGCCGGTGA
- a CDS encoding glycosyltransferase family 39 protein — translation MPPQGVRTLVLLGLAVLLRIALAYQRPLGVDDVFSLAMATGHSLEHPAAEANPRLGDYVEWPGAELPALYRRYIEHERPPASAQRVVRAVLLSDTSPPLYYLLLHGWTRALGTSDTALRCFSVFWALAALPLLWLLGRHLGGNQTALSACVLYAFAPVSLYYSVEGRMYSLLWFLTLALAWGTVELQRRGPRPWWALLWCVAGSAGLLTHYFFAFVWIACITWLIMYPGRLRRSSLLALLGVAALLTLPWYRLLPESFSRWRVSGQWLYGDPISWRYRIKAPIKLAWSLLASFGDWDGSKSADRLTAALFLLLGLGWARRGMKSLFSPPYGLLWLWLAAACLGPLAFDLVRGTDTASVARYALPGMPAAMLLAAVGLGQIGPRARLVFLALILATWAPGIRAVFTFPSRSWEPLSQVGTRLAAWGDASDLIIVHSIPSGVLGIARYMHGSAPILSWVGQLHQRRVPSDLVRALEARRKVALVKIVDIGEPAPEEIWLRQHANLTGEDSLRGAQVFYFAPGRGDAFPSASASGPRPDPPGLVPRLGIATVRPMPLKPERIELREGPEFPRRAGRYPARRRT, via the coding sequence GTGCCTCCACAAGGCGTCCGTACACTCGTCCTGCTGGGGCTAGCGGTGCTGCTCAGGATCGCGCTGGCGTATCAGCGGCCCCTGGGCGTCGATGACGTGTTCTCTCTGGCAATGGCCACAGGCCACAGCCTGGAGCACCCGGCGGCTGAGGCGAATCCTCGGTTGGGCGATTACGTGGAATGGCCCGGGGCCGAGCTGCCAGCGCTCTATCGCAGGTATATCGAGCACGAGCGACCTCCGGCCTCGGCGCAGCGGGTGGTGAGAGCGGTGCTGCTCTCCGATACCAGCCCGCCGCTCTACTACCTCCTGTTGCACGGATGGACCCGCGCCTTGGGGACCAGCGATACGGCCCTTCGATGCTTCTCGGTATTTTGGGCCCTCGCCGCGCTTCCGCTCTTGTGGTTGCTTGGCCGACATCTAGGCGGGAACCAGACGGCGCTCTCCGCGTGCGTGCTCTACGCTTTCGCCCCGGTGAGCCTCTACTACTCGGTCGAGGGACGGATGTACTCGCTGCTCTGGTTCCTGACGTTGGCCCTGGCCTGGGGGACCGTGGAACTCCAGCGTCGGGGCCCGCGGCCGTGGTGGGCGCTACTCTGGTGCGTCGCTGGTTCGGCTGGGCTGCTGACGCACTACTTCTTTGCATTCGTGTGGATCGCCTGTATCACCTGGCTGATCATGTATCCCGGGCGGCTGCGGCGGTCGTCTCTGCTGGCGCTCCTAGGCGTGGCGGCACTCTTGACGCTCCCATGGTACCGGCTGCTGCCAGAGAGTTTCAGCCGCTGGCGGGTCAGCGGCCAATGGCTGTATGGCGACCCAATATCGTGGAGGTATCGGATCAAGGCGCCCATCAAGCTCGCGTGGAGCCTGCTGGCCAGCTTCGGTGACTGGGACGGTTCCAAGTCCGCAGACCGGCTGACCGCCGCCCTGTTTCTGCTGCTGGGTTTAGGCTGGGCGCGCCGGGGCATGAAGTCCTTGTTCTCTCCACCATACGGGCTACTGTGGCTCTGGCTGGCCGCGGCATGCCTTGGGCCCCTCGCCTTCGACCTCGTCCGCGGCACCGACACGGCTTCCGTCGCACGATACGCTCTCCCCGGGATGCCCGCGGCGATGCTGTTGGCCGCGGTGGGGCTAGGCCAGATCGGGCCGCGTGCACGCCTCGTGTTCCTGGCTTTGATCCTGGCCACCTGGGCTCCCGGGATCCGTGCCGTGTTCACCTTTCCGTCCCGCTCATGGGAGCCCCTCAGCCAGGTGGGTACGAGGCTGGCGGCCTGGGGGGACGCGTCAGATCTCATCATTGTGCACTCGATTCCCTCTGGCGTCCTCGGAATCGCCCGCTACATGCATGGGAGCGCGCCGATTCTGTCCTGGGTTGGTCAACTGCATCAACGGCGAGTGCCTTCCGACCTGGTACGAGCCTTGGAGGCACGCCGGAAGGTGGCGTTGGTGAAGATCGTAGATATCGGCGAGCCCGCGCCGGAGGAGATCTGGCTTCGCCAGCACGCAAACCTGACCGGGGAAGACTCCTTGCGCGGTGCTCAGGTGTTCTACTTTGCGCCGGGTCGGGGAGACGCCTTCCCCTCGGCCTCTGCAAGCGGACCTCGCCCGGACCCGCCCGGCCTTGTGCCACGGCTGGGCATCGCAACCGTTCGACCCATGCCTCTCAAGCCCGAGCGAATCGAGCTGAGGGAAGGACCCGAGTTCCCCAGGCGTGCTGGGCGGTATCCTGCCCGACGGCGCACCTGA
- a CDS encoding lipopolysaccharide biosynthesis protein gives MSTALARRAGDAMVWRAVQLFGGKALLLARYLILARLLDPDEFGLFAIAVVPLDVLLSATNFGMIPALVQRRQSETRQYDAAWTVGLARALAIGAVVFVAAPLLAGFFSEPRAAPLLRGLALRPMLGALASIRVADLERDLRFRSLAVLELSSTLVAAAVSIALASAVGAWALIAGTLVGSLAGTLLSYVLAPHRPRLALDPGSAGPLFRYGRWILLSGLIEVVGDAVLRAVISRQLGTASVGLYFLAASLALLPNDVVSGIVGAVAFPVHAQVQSDPRRVGLAFRASFVAMAAVLMPVYAIVAALAPSLVRYVLSPQWTGTEPVIRVLAIAGILGILFDATSPLLQGRGQPQKLAALFTVLTTSVVTSVWALTRAYGLMGAAMAWVLAQAVVCAVCAIYARQALGHSPFHGLVKPLTAIAVASGMAGMIAWSIDAVLPGILGLGTAVAAASVVTATLLWALDGQLGLGLLRDFAHAFPRLAERLRLPLANA, from the coding sequence GTGAGCACGGCGCTCGCCCGGCGGGCGGGAGACGCCATGGTCTGGCGAGCCGTACAGCTCTTCGGGGGGAAGGCCCTGCTCCTGGCGCGGTACCTCATCCTGGCCCGTCTCCTGGATCCGGATGAATTCGGGCTCTTCGCCATCGCCGTCGTGCCGCTCGACGTCTTGCTGAGCGCCACCAATTTCGGCATGATCCCCGCACTGGTGCAGCGGAGACAGTCCGAGACCCGACAGTATGACGCGGCGTGGACGGTCGGGTTGGCGCGCGCGCTGGCCATTGGTGCGGTGGTGTTCGTCGCCGCCCCGCTCCTGGCCGGCTTCTTCTCGGAGCCACGTGCCGCACCGCTGCTCCGCGGCCTGGCCCTCCGACCCATGCTCGGGGCCTTGGCGAGCATTCGGGTGGCCGATCTCGAGCGGGATCTCCGGTTTCGATCCCTGGCGGTGCTGGAGCTCTCCTCGACGCTGGTGGCGGCGGCCGTCTCCATCGCGCTCGCCTCGGCAGTCGGTGCCTGGGCCCTGATCGCCGGGACTCTCGTCGGCTCGCTGGCCGGCACTCTCCTGTCATACGTCCTGGCGCCTCATCGGCCCCGCCTGGCGCTGGACCCCGGGTCGGCCGGTCCGCTCTTCCGCTATGGACGCTGGATCCTGCTCAGCGGACTGATCGAAGTAGTCGGTGACGCCGTGCTTCGCGCAGTCATCTCGCGGCAACTGGGCACGGCGTCCGTAGGACTCTATTTTCTGGCTGCGAGTCTGGCGCTGCTACCCAATGACGTGGTGAGCGGCATTGTCGGGGCCGTGGCGTTTCCCGTCCACGCGCAGGTTCAGTCCGATCCCCGGCGGGTTGGGCTGGCTTTTCGCGCTAGCTTCGTGGCCATGGCGGCCGTTCTCATGCCGGTGTACGCCATCGTCGCCGCCCTTGCTCCTTCGCTCGTGCGCTACGTGCTGAGCCCGCAGTGGACCGGGACGGAACCGGTGATCCGGGTCCTGGCAATCGCCGGGATCCTCGGCATCCTGTTCGATGCCACCTCGCCGCTGCTCCAGGGAAGAGGTCAACCCCAGAAGCTTGCGGCGCTTTTTACCGTGTTGACGACCAGTGTGGTCACCTCGGTCTGGGCGCTCACGCGTGCCTACGGGCTCATGGGGGCCGCTATGGCCTGGGTTCTGGCGCAGGCCGTCGTGTGCGCTGTGTGCGCCATCTATGCTCGGCAGGCGCTGGGTCATTCGCCATTCCACGGGCTGGTCAAACCCCTGACCGCGATTGCGGTGGCGTCCGGAATGGCCGGGATGATTGCCTGGTCGATCGATGCCGTCCTGCCCGGGATCCTCGGATTAGGCACCGCGGTGGCGGCCGCCAGCGTCGTCACGGCGACCCTGCTGTGGGCTCTCGATGGGCAGCTCGGTCTTGGGCTGCTGCGGGACTTCGCGCACGCGTTTCCTCGTCTGGCAGAGCGGCTGAGACTCCCCCTGGCGAATGCCTAG
- a CDS encoding methyltransferase domain-containing protein yields MPLPFRDRTFGLILCTQALYLTTDPVAVVGEMLRVLRPGGWAVVTVPYLFRRELSFDRRYRPDQLGALFRAWSDVQVLGAGGTGTGLAYIVGSLGAAAARRSKVARGLAPAMAVALNGVGAALDVTLRPFARNWPATLILQARRPAD; encoded by the coding sequence ATGCCGCTCCCGTTCCGCGATCGTACCTTCGGACTCATATTGTGCACCCAGGCGCTATACTTGACGACGGACCCGGTCGCGGTGGTCGGTGAGATGCTCAGAGTACTCCGGCCCGGGGGTTGGGCCGTGGTGACCGTACCGTATCTCTTCCGGCGAGAGCTGTCCTTTGATCGGCGATACCGCCCAGACCAGCTGGGGGCGTTGTTCCGCGCCTGGTCGGACGTCCAAGTCCTCGGCGCCGGCGGCACCGGCACTGGGCTGGCCTATATCGTCGGCAGTCTCGGAGCCGCAGCCGCGCGGCGGTCCAAAGTGGCGCGCGGACTCGCGCCGGCCATGGCGGTTGCCCTCAACGGGGTCGGTGCCGCTCTCGATGTCACCCTTCGTCCATTCGCCCGGAACTGGCCCGCGACCCTGATCCTTCAGGCGCGCCGACCGGCAGATTGA